One Sus scrofa isolate TJ Tabasco breed Duroc chromosome 1, Sscrofa11.1, whole genome shotgun sequence DNA segment encodes these proteins:
- the SEMA6D gene encoding semaphorin-6D isoform X8: protein MRFFLLCAYMLLLMIPQLRAVSFPEDDEPLNTVDYHYSRQYPVFRGRPSGNESQHRLDFQLMLKIRDTLYIAGRDQVYTVNLNEIPKTEVVPNKKLTWRSRQQDRENCAMKGKHKDECHNFIKVFVPRNDEMVFVCGTNAFNPMCRYYRLNTLEYDGEEISGLARCPFDARQTNVALFADGKLYSATVADFLASDAVIYRSMGDGSALRTIKYDSKWIKEPHFLHAIEYGNYVYFFFREIAVEHNNLGKAVYSRVARICKNDMGGSQRVLEKHWTSFLKARLNCSVPGDSFFYFDVLQSITDIIQINGIPTVVGVFTTQLNSIPGSAVCAFSMDDIEKVFKGRFKEQKTPDSVWTAVPEDKVPKPRPGCCAKHGLAEAYKTSIDFPDETLSFIKSHPLMDSAVPPIADEPWFTKTRIRYRLTAIAVDHSAGPHQNYTVIFVGSEAGVVLKVLAKTSPFSLNDSVLLEEIEAYNHAKCSAENEEDRKVLSLQLDKDHHALYVAFSSCVIRIPLSRCERYGSCKKSCIASRDPYCGWLSQGACGRVMPGMLAGGFEQDTEFGNTAHLGDCHDMEVSSSSVTTMASIPEITPKVIDTWRPKLTSSRKFVVQDDPNTSDFTDPLSGVRWEVQSGDSNQMVHMNVLITCVFAAFVLGAFIAGVAVYCYRDMFVRKNRKIHKDAESAQSCTDSSGSFAKLNGLFDSPVKEYQQNIDSPKLYSNLLTSRKELPPNGETKSMVMDHRGQPPELAALPTPESTPVLHQKTLQAMKSHSDKVHGHGASRKETSQFFPSSPPPHSPLSHGHIPSAIVLPNATHDYNTSFSNSNAHKAEKKLQNIDHPLTKSSSKRDHRRSVDSRNTLNDLLKHLNDPNSNPKAIMGDIQMAHQTLMLDPVGPMSEVPPKVPNREASLYSPPSTLPRNSPTKRVDVPTTPGVPMTSLERQRGYHKNSSQRHSISAMPKNLSSPNGVLLSRQPSVNRGGYMATPTGAKVDYVQGTPVSVHLQPSLSRQSSYTSNGTLPRTGLKRTPSLKPDVPPKPSFVPQTTSVRPLNKYTY from the exons GGATCAAGTTTATACGGTAAACTTAAATGAAATCCCCAAAACAGAAGTCGTACCAAACAAG AAACTGACATGGCGGTCAAGGCAACAGGATCGAGAAAACTGTGCTATGAAAGGCAAGCATAAA GATGAATGCcacaattttattaaagtatttgttCCAAGAAACGATGAGATGGTTTTTGTTTGTGGCACCAATGCATTTAATCCCATGTGTAGATACTATAGG ttgaATACCTTGGAGTATGATGGGGAAGAAATTAGTGGCTTGGCAAGATGCCCATTTGATGCCAGACAAACCAATGTTGCCCTTTTTGCTG ATGGGAAGCTGTATTCTGCCACAGTGGCTGACTTCTTGGCCAGCGATGCTGTTATTTATCGAAGCATGGGTGATGGATCTGCCCTTCGTACGATAAAATATGATTCCAAATGGATCAAAG AGCCACACTTTCTTCATGCCATAGAATATGGAAACTATGTGTATTTCTTCTTTCGAGAAATCGCTGTGGAACATAATAATTTAGGCAAG GCTGTGTATTCCCGTGTGGCCCGCATATGTAAAAACGACATGGGTGGCTCCCAGCGGGTCCTGGAGAAACACTGGACTTCATTTCTGAAGGCTCGACTTAATTGTTCTGTCCCCGGAGATTCATTTTTCTACTTTGATGTTCTGCAGTCTATTACAGACATAATACAAATCAATGGCATCCCCACTGTGGTCGGGGTGTTTACTACACAACTCAACAG CATCCCTGGTTCGGCAGTGTGTGCATTTAGCATGGATGACATAGAAAAGGTATTCAAAGGACGGTTTAAAGAGCAGAAAACTCCGGATTCTGTTTGGACAGCAGTCCCTGAAGACAAAGTACCAAAGCCAAG gCCTGGCTGTTGTGCAAAGCATGGTCTTGCTGAAGCTTATAAAACCTCCATCGATTTCCCGGATGAAACCCTGTCGTTCATCAAATCCCACCCCCTAATGGACTCTGCTGTCCCACCCATTGCAGACGAACCCTGGTTCACAAAGACTCGGATCAG GTACAGACTGACGGCCATTGCCGTGGACCATTCTGCCGGACCCCACCAGAACTACACAGTCATCTTTGTTGGCTCAGAAGCTGGCGTGGTACTTAAAGTTTTGGCAAAGACCAGTCCATTCTCTTTGAATGACAGCGTGTTACTGGAAGAGATTGAGGCATACAACCATGCAAA ATGCAGTGCTGAGAATGAGGAGGACCGAAAGGTCCTGTCCTTACAGTTGGATAAAGATCATCATGCTCTGTACGTGGCCTTCTCTAGCTGTGTCATCCGCATCCCCCTCAGTCGCTGCGAGCGGTACGGATCCTGTAAAAA GTCTTGTATTGCATCTCGAGACCCATACTGTGGCTGGTTAAGCCAGGGGGCCTGTGGTCGAGTGATGCCGGGGATGCT CGCTGGAGGATTTGAGCAGGACACGGAATTTGGCAACACGGCCCATCTAGGGGACTGCCACG ACATGGAGGTATCTTCATCTTCTGTTACCACAATGGCAAGTATCCCAGAAATTACACCTAAAGTGATTGATACCTGGAGACCTAAACTGACCAGCTCCCGGAAATTTGTAGTTCAAGATGACCCAAACACTTCTGATTTTACTGATCCTTTATCAG GTGTACGATGGGAAGTCCAATCTGGAGACTCCAACCAGATGGTCCACATGAATGTCCTCATCACCTGTGTCTTTGCGGCTTTTGTTTTGGGTGCATTCATTGCAGGTGTGGCAGTATACTGCTATCGGGACATGTTTGTTCGGAAGAACAGAAAGATCCATAAAGATGCAGAATCTGCCCAGTCGTGCACAGACTCCAGTGGAAGCTTTGCCAAGCTGAATGGTCTCTTTGACAGCCCAGTCAAGGAATATCAACAGAATATTGATTCTCCCAAATTGTACAGTAACCTGCTGACCAGTCGGAAAGAGCTGCCGCCCAATGGGGAAACAAAATCCATGGTCATGGACCATCGAGGCCAACCTCCTGAGTTGGCTGCTCTCCCTACACCTGAGTCCACACCTGTGCTTCACCAGAAGACCTTGCAGGCCATGAAGAGCCACTCAGACAAGGTCCACGGCCATGGGGCTTCGAGGAAAGAAACTTCCCAGTTTTTTCCTTCTAgtcctccaccccactccccactaAGTCATGGGCACATCCCCAGTGCCATTGTTCTCCCTAATGCTACCCATGACTACAACACATCTTTCTCAAACTCCAATGCTCACAAAGCTGAAAAGAAGCTTCAAAACATTGACCACCCTCTCACAAAGTCATCCAGTAAAAGAGATCACCGGCGTTCTGTGGATTCCAGAAATACCCTTAATGATCTCCTGAAGCATCTAAATGACCCAAACAGTAACCCCAAAGCCATCATGGGAGACATCCAAATGGCCCACCAGACCCTAATGCTGGATCCTGTGGGACCTATGTCCGAGGTCCCGCCCAAAGTCCCTAACCGTGAGGCTTCGCTCTACTCTCCTCCCTCAACGCTCCCCAGGAATAGCCCAACTAAGCGAGTGGACGTCCCCACCACTCCAGGAGTCCCGATGACTTCTCTGGAAAGACAAAGGGGTTATCATAAAAACTCCTCCCAGAGGCACTCTATATCTGCTATGCCTAAAAACTTAAGCTCACCAAATGGGGTTTTGTTATCTAGACAGCCTAGTGTGAACCGTGGGGGGTACATGGCCACCCCCACGGGGGCGAAGGTGGACTATGTTCAGGGAACACCGGTGAGTGTTCATCTGCAGCCTTCCCTCTCCAGACAGAGCAGCTACACCAGTAATGGCACCCTTCCCAGGACGGGACTAAAGAGGACACCGTCCTTAAAACCTGACGTGCCACCAAAGCCTTCATTTGTTCCTCAGACCACATCTGTCAGACCACTGAACAAATACACGTACTAG
- the SEMA6D gene encoding semaphorin-6D isoform X4, whose amino-acid sequence MRFFLLCAYMLLLMIPQLRAVSFPEDDEPLNTVDYHYSRQYPVFRGRPSGNESQHRLDFQLMLKIRDTLYIAGRDQVYTVNLNEIPKTEVVPNKKLTWRSRQQDRENCAMKGKHKDECHNFIKVFVPRNDEMVFVCGTNAFNPMCRYYRLNTLEYDGEEISGLARCPFDARQTNVALFADGKLYSATVADFLASDAVIYRSMGDGSALRTIKYDSKWIKEPHFLHAIEYGNYVYFFFREIAVEHNNLGKAVYSRVARICKNDMGGSQRVLEKHWTSFLKARLNCSVPGDSFFYFDVLQSITDIIQINGIPTVVGVFTTQLNSIPGSAVCAFSMDDIEKVFKGRFKEQKTPDSVWTAVPEDKVPKPRPGCCAKHGLAEAYKTSIDFPDETLSFIKSHPLMDSAVPPIADEPWFTKTRIRYRLTAIAVDHSAGPHQNYTVIFVGSEAGVVLKVLAKTSPFSLNDSVLLEEIEAYNHAKCSAENEEDRKVLSLQLDKDHHALYVAFSSCVIRIPLSRCERYGSCKKSCIASRDPYCGWLSQGACGRVMPGMLAGGFEQDTEFGNTAHLGDCHEILPTSTTPDYKIFGGPTSDMEVSSSSVTTMASIPEITPKVIDTWRPKLTSSRKFVVQDDPNTSDFTDPLSGVRWEVQSGDSNQMVHMNVLITCVFAAFVLGAFIAGVAVYCYRDMFVRKNRKIHKDAESAQSCTDSSGSFAKLNGLFDSPVKEYQQNIDSPKLYSNLLTSRKELPPNGETKSMVMDHRGQPPELAALPTPESTPVLHQKTLQAMKSHSDKVHGHGASRKETSQFFPSSPPPHSPLSHGHIPSAIVLPNATHDYNTSFSNSNAHKAEKKLQNIDHPLTKSSSKRDHRRSVDSRNTLNDLLKHLNDPNSNPKAIMGDIQMAHQTLMLDPVGPMSEVPPKVPNREASLYSPPSTLPRNSPTKRVDVPTTPGVPMTSLERQRGYHKNSSQRHSISAMPKNLSSPNGVLLSRQPSVNRGGYMATPTGAKVDYVQGTPVSVHLQPSLSRQSSYTSNGTLPRTGLKRTPSLKPDVPPKPSFVPQTTSVRPLNKYTY is encoded by the exons GGATCAAGTTTATACGGTAAACTTAAATGAAATCCCCAAAACAGAAGTCGTACCAAACAAG AAACTGACATGGCGGTCAAGGCAACAGGATCGAGAAAACTGTGCTATGAAAGGCAAGCATAAA GATGAATGCcacaattttattaaagtatttgttCCAAGAAACGATGAGATGGTTTTTGTTTGTGGCACCAATGCATTTAATCCCATGTGTAGATACTATAGG ttgaATACCTTGGAGTATGATGGGGAAGAAATTAGTGGCTTGGCAAGATGCCCATTTGATGCCAGACAAACCAATGTTGCCCTTTTTGCTG ATGGGAAGCTGTATTCTGCCACAGTGGCTGACTTCTTGGCCAGCGATGCTGTTATTTATCGAAGCATGGGTGATGGATCTGCCCTTCGTACGATAAAATATGATTCCAAATGGATCAAAG AGCCACACTTTCTTCATGCCATAGAATATGGAAACTATGTGTATTTCTTCTTTCGAGAAATCGCTGTGGAACATAATAATTTAGGCAAG GCTGTGTATTCCCGTGTGGCCCGCATATGTAAAAACGACATGGGTGGCTCCCAGCGGGTCCTGGAGAAACACTGGACTTCATTTCTGAAGGCTCGACTTAATTGTTCTGTCCCCGGAGATTCATTTTTCTACTTTGATGTTCTGCAGTCTATTACAGACATAATACAAATCAATGGCATCCCCACTGTGGTCGGGGTGTTTACTACACAACTCAACAG CATCCCTGGTTCGGCAGTGTGTGCATTTAGCATGGATGACATAGAAAAGGTATTCAAAGGACGGTTTAAAGAGCAGAAAACTCCGGATTCTGTTTGGACAGCAGTCCCTGAAGACAAAGTACCAAAGCCAAG gCCTGGCTGTTGTGCAAAGCATGGTCTTGCTGAAGCTTATAAAACCTCCATCGATTTCCCGGATGAAACCCTGTCGTTCATCAAATCCCACCCCCTAATGGACTCTGCTGTCCCACCCATTGCAGACGAACCCTGGTTCACAAAGACTCGGATCAG GTACAGACTGACGGCCATTGCCGTGGACCATTCTGCCGGACCCCACCAGAACTACACAGTCATCTTTGTTGGCTCAGAAGCTGGCGTGGTACTTAAAGTTTTGGCAAAGACCAGTCCATTCTCTTTGAATGACAGCGTGTTACTGGAAGAGATTGAGGCATACAACCATGCAAA ATGCAGTGCTGAGAATGAGGAGGACCGAAAGGTCCTGTCCTTACAGTTGGATAAAGATCATCATGCTCTGTACGTGGCCTTCTCTAGCTGTGTCATCCGCATCCCCCTCAGTCGCTGCGAGCGGTACGGATCCTGTAAAAA GTCTTGTATTGCATCTCGAGACCCATACTGTGGCTGGTTAAGCCAGGGGGCCTGTGGTCGAGTGATGCCGGGGATGCT CGCTGGAGGATTTGAGCAGGACACGGAATTTGGCAACACGGCCCATCTAGGGGACTGCCACG aaattttgcCTACTTCAACTACACCAGATTACAAAATATTTGGCGGTCCAACATCTG ACATGGAGGTATCTTCATCTTCTGTTACCACAATGGCAAGTATCCCAGAAATTACACCTAAAGTGATTGATACCTGGAGACCTAAACTGACCAGCTCCCGGAAATTTGTAGTTCAAGATGACCCAAACACTTCTGATTTTACTGATCCTTTATCAG GTGTACGATGGGAAGTCCAATCTGGAGACTCCAACCAGATGGTCCACATGAATGTCCTCATCACCTGTGTCTTTGCGGCTTTTGTTTTGGGTGCATTCATTGCAGGTGTGGCAGTATACTGCTATCGGGACATGTTTGTTCGGAAGAACAGAAAGATCCATAAAGATGCAGAATCTGCCCAGTCGTGCACAGACTCCAGTGGAAGCTTTGCCAAGCTGAATGGTCTCTTTGACAGCCCAGTCAAGGAATATCAACAGAATATTGATTCTCCCAAATTGTACAGTAACCTGCTGACCAGTCGGAAAGAGCTGCCGCCCAATGGGGAAACAAAATCCATGGTCATGGACCATCGAGGCCAACCTCCTGAGTTGGCTGCTCTCCCTACACCTGAGTCCACACCTGTGCTTCACCAGAAGACCTTGCAGGCCATGAAGAGCCACTCAGACAAGGTCCACGGCCATGGGGCTTCGAGGAAAGAAACTTCCCAGTTTTTTCCTTCTAgtcctccaccccactccccactaAGTCATGGGCACATCCCCAGTGCCATTGTTCTCCCTAATGCTACCCATGACTACAACACATCTTTCTCAAACTCCAATGCTCACAAAGCTGAAAAGAAGCTTCAAAACATTGACCACCCTCTCACAAAGTCATCCAGTAAAAGAGATCACCGGCGTTCTGTGGATTCCAGAAATACCCTTAATGATCTCCTGAAGCATCTAAATGACCCAAACAGTAACCCCAAAGCCATCATGGGAGACATCCAAATGGCCCACCAGACCCTAATGCTGGATCCTGTGGGACCTATGTCCGAGGTCCCGCCCAAAGTCCCTAACCGTGAGGCTTCGCTCTACTCTCCTCCCTCAACGCTCCCCAGGAATAGCCCAACTAAGCGAGTGGACGTCCCCACCACTCCAGGAGTCCCGATGACTTCTCTGGAAAGACAAAGGGGTTATCATAAAAACTCCTCCCAGAGGCACTCTATATCTGCTATGCCTAAAAACTTAAGCTCACCAAATGGGGTTTTGTTATCTAGACAGCCTAGTGTGAACCGTGGGGGGTACATGGCCACCCCCACGGGGGCGAAGGTGGACTATGTTCAGGGAACACCGGTGAGTGTTCATCTGCAGCCTTCCCTCTCCAGACAGAGCAGCTACACCAGTAATGGCACCCTTCCCAGGACGGGACTAAAGAGGACACCGTCCTTAAAACCTGACGTGCCACCAAAGCCTTCATTTGTTCCTCAGACCACATCTGTCAGACCACTGAACAAATACACGTACTAG
- the SEMA6D gene encoding semaphorin-6D isoform X12 encodes MRFFLLCAYMLLLMIPQLRAVSFPEDDEPLNTVDYHYSRQYPVFRGRPSGNESQHRLDFQLMLKIRDTLYIAGRDQVYTVNLNEIPKTEVVPNKKLTWRSRQQDRENCAMKGKHKDECHNFIKVFVPRNDEMVFVCGTNAFNPMCRYYRLNTLEYDGEEISGLARCPFDARQTNVALFADGKLYSATVADFLASDAVIYRSMGDGSALRTIKYDSKWIKEPHFLHAIEYGNYVYFFFREIAVEHNNLGKAVYSRVARICKNDMGGSQRVLEKHWTSFLKARLNCSVPGDSFFYFDVLQSITDIIQINGIPTVVGVFTTQLNSIPGSAVCAFSMDDIEKVFKGRFKEQKTPDSVWTAVPEDKVPKPRPGCCAKHGLAEAYKTSIDFPDETLSFIKSHPLMDSAVPPIADEPWFTKTRIRYRLTAIAVDHSAGPHQNYTVIFVGSEAGVVLKVLAKTSPFSLNDSVLLEEIEAYNHAKCSAENEEDRKVLSLQLDKDHHALYVAFSSCVIRIPLSRCERYGSCKKSCIASRDPYCGWLSQGACGRVMPGMLAGGFEQDTEFGNTAHLGDCHGVRWEVQSGDSNQMVHMNVLITCVFAAFVLGAFIAGVAVYCYRDMFVRKNRKIHKDAESAQSCTDSSGSFAKLNGLFDSPVKEYQQNIDSPKLYSNLLTSRKELPPNGETKSMVMDHRGQPPELAALPTPESTPVLHQKTLQAMKSHSDKVHGHGASRKETSQFFPSSPPPHSPLSHGHIPSAIVLPNATHDYNTSFSNSNAHKAEKKLQNIDHPLTKSSSKRDHRRSVDSRNTLNDLLKHLNDPNSNPKAIMGDIQMAHQTLMLDPVGPMSEVPPKVPNREASLYSPPSTLPRNSPTKRVDVPTTPGVPMTSLERQRGYHKNSSQRHSISAMPKNLSSPNGVLLSRQPSVNRGGYMATPTGAKVDYVQGTPVSVHLQPSLSRQSSYTSNGTLPRTGLKRTPSLKPDVPPKPSFVPQTTSVRPLNKYTY; translated from the exons GGATCAAGTTTATACGGTAAACTTAAATGAAATCCCCAAAACAGAAGTCGTACCAAACAAG AAACTGACATGGCGGTCAAGGCAACAGGATCGAGAAAACTGTGCTATGAAAGGCAAGCATAAA GATGAATGCcacaattttattaaagtatttgttCCAAGAAACGATGAGATGGTTTTTGTTTGTGGCACCAATGCATTTAATCCCATGTGTAGATACTATAGG ttgaATACCTTGGAGTATGATGGGGAAGAAATTAGTGGCTTGGCAAGATGCCCATTTGATGCCAGACAAACCAATGTTGCCCTTTTTGCTG ATGGGAAGCTGTATTCTGCCACAGTGGCTGACTTCTTGGCCAGCGATGCTGTTATTTATCGAAGCATGGGTGATGGATCTGCCCTTCGTACGATAAAATATGATTCCAAATGGATCAAAG AGCCACACTTTCTTCATGCCATAGAATATGGAAACTATGTGTATTTCTTCTTTCGAGAAATCGCTGTGGAACATAATAATTTAGGCAAG GCTGTGTATTCCCGTGTGGCCCGCATATGTAAAAACGACATGGGTGGCTCCCAGCGGGTCCTGGAGAAACACTGGACTTCATTTCTGAAGGCTCGACTTAATTGTTCTGTCCCCGGAGATTCATTTTTCTACTTTGATGTTCTGCAGTCTATTACAGACATAATACAAATCAATGGCATCCCCACTGTGGTCGGGGTGTTTACTACACAACTCAACAG CATCCCTGGTTCGGCAGTGTGTGCATTTAGCATGGATGACATAGAAAAGGTATTCAAAGGACGGTTTAAAGAGCAGAAAACTCCGGATTCTGTTTGGACAGCAGTCCCTGAAGACAAAGTACCAAAGCCAAG gCCTGGCTGTTGTGCAAAGCATGGTCTTGCTGAAGCTTATAAAACCTCCATCGATTTCCCGGATGAAACCCTGTCGTTCATCAAATCCCACCCCCTAATGGACTCTGCTGTCCCACCCATTGCAGACGAACCCTGGTTCACAAAGACTCGGATCAG GTACAGACTGACGGCCATTGCCGTGGACCATTCTGCCGGACCCCACCAGAACTACACAGTCATCTTTGTTGGCTCAGAAGCTGGCGTGGTACTTAAAGTTTTGGCAAAGACCAGTCCATTCTCTTTGAATGACAGCGTGTTACTGGAAGAGATTGAGGCATACAACCATGCAAA ATGCAGTGCTGAGAATGAGGAGGACCGAAAGGTCCTGTCCTTACAGTTGGATAAAGATCATCATGCTCTGTACGTGGCCTTCTCTAGCTGTGTCATCCGCATCCCCCTCAGTCGCTGCGAGCGGTACGGATCCTGTAAAAA GTCTTGTATTGCATCTCGAGACCCATACTGTGGCTGGTTAAGCCAGGGGGCCTGTGGTCGAGTGATGCCGGGGATGCT CGCTGGAGGATTTGAGCAGGACACGGAATTTGGCAACACGGCCCATCTAGGGGACTGCCACG GTGTACGATGGGAAGTCCAATCTGGAGACTCCAACCAGATGGTCCACATGAATGTCCTCATCACCTGTGTCTTTGCGGCTTTTGTTTTGGGTGCATTCATTGCAGGTGTGGCAGTATACTGCTATCGGGACATGTTTGTTCGGAAGAACAGAAAGATCCATAAAGATGCAGAATCTGCCCAGTCGTGCACAGACTCCAGTGGAAGCTTTGCCAAGCTGAATGGTCTCTTTGACAGCCCAGTCAAGGAATATCAACAGAATATTGATTCTCCCAAATTGTACAGTAACCTGCTGACCAGTCGGAAAGAGCTGCCGCCCAATGGGGAAACAAAATCCATGGTCATGGACCATCGAGGCCAACCTCCTGAGTTGGCTGCTCTCCCTACACCTGAGTCCACACCTGTGCTTCACCAGAAGACCTTGCAGGCCATGAAGAGCCACTCAGACAAGGTCCACGGCCATGGGGCTTCGAGGAAAGAAACTTCCCAGTTTTTTCCTTCTAgtcctccaccccactccccactaAGTCATGGGCACATCCCCAGTGCCATTGTTCTCCCTAATGCTACCCATGACTACAACACATCTTTCTCAAACTCCAATGCTCACAAAGCTGAAAAGAAGCTTCAAAACATTGACCACCCTCTCACAAAGTCATCCAGTAAAAGAGATCACCGGCGTTCTGTGGATTCCAGAAATACCCTTAATGATCTCCTGAAGCATCTAAATGACCCAAACAGTAACCCCAAAGCCATCATGGGAGACATCCAAATGGCCCACCAGACCCTAATGCTGGATCCTGTGGGACCTATGTCCGAGGTCCCGCCCAAAGTCCCTAACCGTGAGGCTTCGCTCTACTCTCCTCCCTCAACGCTCCCCAGGAATAGCCCAACTAAGCGAGTGGACGTCCCCACCACTCCAGGAGTCCCGATGACTTCTCTGGAAAGACAAAGGGGTTATCATAAAAACTCCTCCCAGAGGCACTCTATATCTGCTATGCCTAAAAACTTAAGCTCACCAAATGGGGTTTTGTTATCTAGACAGCCTAGTGTGAACCGTGGGGGGTACATGGCCACCCCCACGGGGGCGAAGGTGGACTATGTTCAGGGAACACCGGTGAGTGTTCATCTGCAGCCTTCCCTCTCCAGACAGAGCAGCTACACCAGTAATGGCACCCTTCCCAGGACGGGACTAAAGAGGACACCGTCCTTAAAACCTGACGTGCCACCAAAGCCTTCATTTGTTCCTCAGACCACATCTGTCAGACCACTGAACAAATACACGTACTAG